From Haloarcula sp. CBA1127, a single genomic window includes:
- a CDS encoding alpha-amylase domain-containing protein, with translation MLKGIGALGAAVFGTATSLGSSAAVGDSAVYQYYHTDWTEVTATLETVAQQGYDAIQVPPAHRSRLDRSHQNGVTDPPLGYQPVDLTDFNSVFGTEAEYEAMVQEAHNQGLDVVADAVINHMAANDDFRDAPGITFEDLPRFSERDFHPKDDINYDDPESVEDDWLVGLKDLKQTSEYVRGELQNYVQKYADLGVDGIRWDAAKHVPESFFADYANQWADDLDLWTVGEVLDGDVSVCQGYADTEMSVTDYPLYYTMKEETFHSGGDMQALDGAGMVNQSPFQAFTFVSNHDSGPPDYEKLAYAYILTYEGYPRVYSNRISVDDDGIRNLLWIRNNLASGDAQTRHVDQDLYIYERKGNLLVGLNRASGQRSKWVPTSWTNQALNDYSGNAGNISTNGDSWVQITVPATSWVCYAPE, from the coding sequence GTGCTGAAAGGGATTGGCGCGCTCGGTGCTGCAGTATTCGGCACCGCCACATCGCTCGGCAGTAGCGCCGCCGTCGGTGATAGCGCGGTGTACCAGTACTACCACACAGACTGGACAGAAGTCACAGCGACGCTGGAAACAGTCGCACAACAGGGCTACGATGCAATTCAGGTCCCACCCGCCCATCGGAGCCGCCTCGATCGGAGCCATCAAAACGGTGTCACCGACCCACCGCTGGGGTACCAGCCCGTCGATCTGACGGATTTCAACAGCGTGTTCGGCACAGAGGCCGAGTACGAGGCGATGGTTCAGGAGGCCCACAATCAGGGCCTCGACGTCGTCGCCGACGCAGTCATCAACCACATGGCTGCAAACGACGACTTCCGGGACGCGCCGGGCATTACGTTCGAGGACCTCCCTCGGTTCAGCGAACGCGACTTCCACCCGAAAGACGACATTAACTACGACGATCCAGAGTCGGTCGAGGACGACTGGCTCGTCGGGCTGAAAGACCTGAAACAGACGTCCGAATACGTCCGCGGCGAGTTACAGAACTACGTCCAGAAGTACGCGGACCTCGGTGTCGACGGCATTCGCTGGGACGCCGCCAAACACGTCCCCGAGTCATTTTTCGCCGACTACGCGAACCAGTGGGCCGACGACCTCGATCTCTGGACAGTGGGTGAGGTGCTCGATGGCGATGTCAGCGTCTGCCAGGGGTACGCCGACACGGAGATGTCCGTCACTGACTACCCACTCTATTACACGATGAAAGAGGAGACGTTCCACAGCGGCGGCGATATGCAGGCGCTCGACGGCGCCGGCATGGTGAATCAGTCGCCGTTCCAGGCGTTCACGTTCGTTTCAAACCACGACAGCGGGCCGCCGGACTACGAGAAACTCGCGTACGCCTACATCCTCACATACGAGGGGTATCCACGGGTGTACAGCAACCGTATCAGTGTCGACGACGACGGCATCCGGAACCTCCTCTGGATCCGGAACAACCTCGCAAGCGGCGACGCTCAGACCCGTCACGTCGATCAGGACCTGTACATCTACGAGCGCAAAGGGAACCTCCTCGTCGGCCTGAACCGTGCGAGCGGCCAGCGGAGCAAGTGGGTCCCCACAAGCTGGACGAACCAGGCACTCAACGATTACAGCGGCAACGCGGGCAATATCTCGACCAACGGTGACAGCTGGGTCCAGATCACCGTTCCCGCAACAAGTTGGGTCTGCTACGCACCCGAGTAG
- a CDS encoding transcriptional regulator — MREASRTTRQRIADQLRDEAMAAGTIANEFEIQTSDALTHVEHISKSLESTDEQLLVAPPECEECGFTDFDDLTNRPSRCPECKCEAVSEPAYRIS, encoded by the coding sequence ATGCGCGAGGCAAGTCGAACGACGCGCCAGCGCATCGCTGACCAACTACGCGACGAAGCGATGGCCGCCGGGACAATCGCCAACGAGTTCGAAATACAGACCAGCGACGCGCTCACGCACGTAGAGCATATATCGAAATCTCTGGAATCGACCGACGAACAGCTTCTCGTCGCGCCGCCCGAGTGCGAGGAGTGCGGCTTCACGGACTTCGACGACTTGACGAACCGACCGAGTCGATGCCCGGAGTGTAAATGCGAAGCCGTCTCGGAGCCGGCGTACCGGATCAGCTGA
- a CDS encoding Rieske 2Fe-2S domain-containing protein gives MDEDSRIVALDEVPDDGTFLFTVRDGFDTKEAIIVELSDAVVAFENYCPHWTDVRLDKGSGATVRNGELVCEKHGATFESESGLCNYGPCEGAVLEEVAITTEDGDVYLTDERYEFENQGPSGNHDLSSRGRIGFSGN, from the coding sequence ATGGACGAGGACAGCCGTATCGTCGCGCTGGATGAAGTGCCAGACGATGGAACCTTTCTGTTCACTGTTCGTGACGGGTTCGACACGAAAGAAGCGATTATCGTTGAGTTGTCCGATGCCGTCGTCGCGTTCGAGAACTACTGTCCACACTGGACAGATGTCCGGCTTGACAAAGGCAGTGGGGCGACGGTTCGTAACGGGGAACTGGTGTGTGAGAAACACGGGGCGACGTTCGAATCCGAGTCGGGGCTGTGTAACTACGGTCCCTGCGAGGGGGCAGTGCTGGAGGAAGTCGCGATCACTACTGAGGACGGTGATGTCTACCTGACTGACGAGCGCTACGAGTTCGAAAATCAGGGACCCTCCGGCAATCATGACCTTTCCTCACGCGGTCGCATCGGCTTCTCCGGGAACTGA
- a CDS encoding helix-hairpin-helix domain-containing protein, producing MGLLQKLKSALGLDGTGSSTSGTNRDVDVTVEREPSTEDEDAVKGTNTATTTETHTSDTADGAGTESGDGSATSAHTDESETAASPTTTDDESTSAADDSSMDSEPETAADDEASDSAATTDEEPAEADDEDAAETDDEGSTAPVTDIKGIGPAYADRLADIGIETVGELAAADAADIAADTDLSESRVSGWIERAEDF from the coding sequence ATGGGTCTGCTTCAGAAATTGAAATCCGCCCTCGGGCTTGACGGGACTGGGTCATCCACGTCGGGAACTAACCGCGACGTGGACGTGACCGTCGAGCGAGAGCCCTCTACTGAAGACGAAGACGCTGTGAAGGGGACGAACACCGCGACGACTACCGAGACCCACACATCCGATACCGCGGACGGGGCCGGGACTGAATCAGGGGATGGGAGTGCAACATCTGCTCACACGGACGAGTCGGAGACTGCCGCGTCACCGACCACCACCGATGACGAATCGACATCTGCGGCCGATGATTCTTCCATGGACTCCGAGCCAGAAACGGCGGCCGACGACGAAGCCAGCGACTCGGCGGCCACTACTGACGAGGAACCGGCCGAGGCTGATGACGAGGACGCCGCTGAGACCGACGACGAGGGAAGCACTGCCCCCGTCACAGACATCAAGGGCATCGGCCCCGCCTACGCCGACCGACTCGCCGATATCGGTATCGAGACGGTGGGCGAACTGGCCGCTGCGGATGCAGCGGACATCGCCGCGGACACCGACCTCTCAGAGAGCCGTGTTTCGGGCTGGATAGAGCGGGCCGAGGACTTCTGA
- the pabB gene encoding aminodeoxychorismate synthase, component I produces MQSVETDRMTFTDLAAGAPAAARVPVEVRVNVDDPFLAYRRARDETGGVYLATTGGQSGWGYFGTAPADFHEVDPRAGGTLAALTEFLDGERLVRGDCDVPYPCGAVGWLSYDVARELESLPDSADADRALPNLQIARYDRFAAWEEPRGESVTLRVTACPRVGDFETPELAYEFGKQHALDLARAAVQGDPAVGDPPVEADEATFESDCTRESFADRVRTVKQYIRDGDTFQANVSQRLRAPAAVHPVEAFDALRTVNPAPYSALLEFPGVDLVSASPELLLHRDGDRIETEPIAGTRPRGETPEADDRLETDLLDDEKERAEHAMLVDLERNDLGKVSKFGSVEVSDYRRVDRYSEVMHLVSVVEGRLRDGASLQDAIAAVFPGGTITGAPKPRTMEIIDEVEATRRGPYTGSIGLFGFDGRATLNIVIRTLVRYAEEYHLRVGAGVVHDSDPDSEYQETLDKGRALVNAVDEALGRRVDLAMEGEG; encoded by the coding sequence ATGCAATCGGTCGAAACCGACCGGATGACGTTCACCGACCTCGCAGCCGGCGCGCCCGCAGCGGCGCGTGTCCCTGTCGAGGTTCGAGTGAACGTTGATGACCCGTTTCTCGCCTATCGCCGGGCGCGCGACGAAACTGGCGGCGTGTATCTGGCGACGACCGGTGGACAGTCTGGGTGGGGCTACTTCGGGACAGCCCCGGCGGACTTCCACGAAGTCGACCCGAGAGCAGGCGGGACCCTCGCCGCATTGACAGAGTTCCTTGACGGCGAGCGACTGGTTCGCGGTGACTGTGACGTGCCGTATCCCTGCGGGGCCGTCGGGTGGCTCTCGTACGACGTGGCGCGGGAACTGGAGTCCCTGCCCGACAGCGCCGACGCCGACCGTGCGCTCCCGAACCTCCAGATAGCTCGCTACGACCGCTTCGCCGCCTGGGAGGAACCCCGCGGTGAGTCGGTGACGCTGCGCGTGACGGCCTGCCCGCGGGTCGGCGACTTTGAGACGCCAGAACTGGCATACGAGTTCGGAAAGCAACACGCGCTGGACCTCGCACGGGCGGCCGTGCAGGGGGACCCTGCCGTCGGGGACCCTCCGGTCGAGGCCGACGAAGCGACCTTCGAAAGCGATTGCACGCGCGAGTCATTCGCCGACCGGGTCCGGACAGTCAAGCAGTACATCCGCGACGGCGACACGTTCCAGGCGAACGTCTCCCAACGCCTCCGCGCACCCGCCGCAGTCCATCCCGTCGAGGCCTTCGACGCGCTTCGAACTGTGAACCCCGCACCGTACTCCGCCCTGCTTGAGTTCCCCGGCGTCGACCTCGTCAGCGCCAGCCCGGAACTCCTCTTGCACCGCGACGGCGACCGTATCGAGACCGAACCCATCGCCGGCACCCGCCCGCGAGGCGAGACGCCCGAGGCCGACGACCGACTGGAAACGGACCTGCTCGACGACGAGAAGGAGCGGGCCGAACACGCGATGCTCGTTGATCTGGAGCGCAACGACCTCGGGAAAGTGAGCAAATTTGGGAGCGTCGAGGTGTCGGATTACCGCCGCGTCGACCGCTACTCCGAAGTGATGCACCTCGTCTCGGTTGTCGAGGGCCGGCTCCGCGACGGCGCGTCTCTGCAGGACGCCATCGCTGCGGTGTTCCCTGGCGGCACCATCACCGGTGCGCCCAAGCCCCGGACGATGGAGATTATCGACGAGGTGGAGGCTACCCGACGGGGGCCGTACACCGGCTCCATCGGTCTGTTCGGCTTCGACGGCAGAGCGACACTGAACATCGTCATCAGGACCCTGGTCCGGTACGCCGAGGAGTATCACCTCCGCGTCGGTGCCGGCGTCGTCCACGATTCGGACCCAGACAGCGAGTATCAGGAGACGCTTGACAAGGGCCGCGCGCTCGTCAACGCCGTCGACGAAGCGCTTGGCCGGCGTGTCGACCTGGCAATGGAGGGCGAGGGATGA
- a CDS encoding aminotransferase class IV, whose translation MQYHVNGTLVPEDEATVSVRDRGFMYGDAAFETLRAYGGEPFRWDAHRERLQRTAETLGFADAVPEDLGERVDETLAANDLAEAYVRLSVTRGVQPGKLTPGADVDPTVVVICKELPRGGLDGERVWDEPASVQTVRTRRIPSEAVPADAKTHNYLNGILGRLELRKAAAGGDPADECLIRDMDGNLAEGATSNLFFVTDNGLRTPSTDLDLLPGVTRDVVMDIARGEDFPVETGHYSLDALRDADEAFLTNSTWEIRPIETVDGISVGSGPMTKLLQRLFDERIEEQQY comes from the coding sequence ATGCAATACCACGTAAACGGGACGCTCGTTCCCGAAGACGAGGCGACGGTGTCGGTGCGCGACCGCGGGTTCATGTACGGCGACGCGGCGTTCGAAACGCTCCGGGCCTACGGGGGTGAGCCGTTCCGGTGGGACGCCCACCGCGAGCGCCTCCAGCGGACGGCCGAGACGCTGGGCTTCGCTGACGCCGTTCCCGAGGACCTCGGGGAGCGCGTCGACGAGACGCTCGCGGCTAACGATCTAGCGGAGGCGTACGTCCGACTGTCTGTCACGCGGGGCGTCCAGCCCGGAAAGCTCACGCCGGGGGCCGATGTCGACCCAACTGTCGTCGTCATCTGCAAGGAACTCCCGCGGGGCGGGCTTGACGGCGAGCGCGTCTGGGACGAACCGGCGTCGGTTCAGACGGTCCGGACCCGACGGATTCCCAGCGAGGCCGTTCCGGCGGACGCGAAGACTCACAACTACCTCAACGGAATTCTCGGCCGACTCGAACTCCGGAAGGCCGCCGCTGGCGGCGACCCAGCCGACGAGTGTCTCATCCGGGACATGGACGGAAATCTGGCAGAAGGGGCGACGAGCAACCTCTTTTTCGTCACGGACAACGGTCTCCGGACCCCGAGTACGGACCTCGACCTGTTGCCGGGTGTTACCCGCGACGTGGTGATGGACATCGCTCGCGGCGAGGACTTCCCCGTCGAAACCGGCCACTACTCGCTCGATGCCCTGCGCGACGCCGATGAGGCGTTTCTCACAAACTCGACGTGGGAGATCCGGCCGATCGAGACCGTCGACGGCATCTCCGTCGGGAGCGGGCCGATGACGAAGCTCCTCCAGCGGCTGTTCGACGAGCGCATCGAGGAGCAACAGTACTGA
- a CDS encoding D-aminoacyl-tRNA deacylase: MLGIVVSQADAASVHIGEHLRSLRDWETSVDETRPDDEGGGTVFRTDSVELREFEALHLDIENVAAAFDDPDLLVFASKHAGETDELLTAHHTGNFGVAEYGGEDGQFARACPGAHKSVVSALQRHAPPNYEVGMECTHHGPTEVGVPSMFVEVGSAEPQWEDPDAAEAAAKAILDLADEPADRPRENGTRRHLLGVGGGHYAPRFERVVRETDWAVGHIAANWSLDALAEWADSDKERDTVLDRAFRASAADYALMEGDRPDLEAAIESLGYRVVSETFVQETTGVDLGLVEALEDAVRPVDEGLRFGALAPGYDGEWTVLDLPKELISDVRGIDSAALRETIDRQSIAYATEQNGTVLTGPIVCPATTDLEAVVDPLVEILERRFDSVERNADELIARETAFDPDLARTADIPEGPKFGKLASGESVEIDGEEIDPERFHRERIRRYTL; encoded by the coding sequence ATGCTTGGAATCGTTGTCTCACAGGCCGACGCAGCGTCAGTTCACATCGGCGAACACCTGCGTTCTCTGCGTGACTGGGAAACGAGCGTCGACGAAACGCGGCCCGACGACGAGGGCGGCGGTACGGTGTTCCGAACAGACAGCGTGGAACTCCGCGAGTTCGAGGCGTTACATCTGGACATCGAAAACGTCGCGGCAGCGTTCGACGACCCGGACCTGCTGGTGTTCGCCTCAAAACACGCCGGCGAGACGGACGAGCTCCTGACGGCTCACCATACCGGAAACTTCGGCGTCGCGGAGTACGGCGGCGAAGACGGGCAGTTCGCCCGAGCCTGTCCCGGTGCTCACAAGAGCGTGGTTTCGGCGCTCCAGCGCCACGCTCCGCCGAACTACGAAGTCGGGATGGAGTGTACGCACCACGGCCCGACAGAAGTCGGCGTTCCGTCGATGTTCGTTGAGGTCGGCAGTGCGGAGCCACAGTGGGAGGACCCCGACGCCGCCGAGGCCGCTGCCAAAGCGATACTTGACCTCGCCGACGAACCGGCTGACAGGCCACGAGAGAACGGGACGCGCCGCCACCTCCTCGGCGTCGGCGGCGGCCACTACGCCCCGCGATTCGAGCGAGTTGTTCGTGAGACGGACTGGGCAGTCGGCCACATCGCCGCCAACTGGTCGCTGGACGCGCTGGCGGAGTGGGCCGACAGCGACAAGGAGCGCGACACAGTGCTCGACCGCGCCTTCCGGGCCAGCGCGGCCGACTACGCCCTCATGGAGGGTGACCGGCCGGATCTTGAGGCAGCTATCGAGTCGTTGGGCTACCGCGTCGTCAGTGAGACGTTCGTTCAGGAAACAACCGGTGTCGACCTTGGCCTCGTCGAGGCGCTAGAAGACGCTGTCAGGCCAGTCGACGAGGGCCTTCGATTCGGAGCGCTTGCACCCGGATACGACGGCGAGTGGACCGTACTCGACCTCCCGAAAGAACTTATCTCGGACGTGCGCGGCATCGATAGTGCGGCATTGCGTGAGACTATCGACCGCCAGTCTATCGCGTACGCGACTGAGCAAAACGGGACCGTGCTCACCGGACCGATTGTCTGTCCGGCGACGACGGATCTGGAAGCGGTCGTCGACCCGCTCGTCGAAATTCTCGAACGACGCTTCGACAGCGTCGAGCGAAACGCGGACGAACTCATCGCCCGCGAGACAGCGTTCGATCCGGACCTCGCGCGAACTGCTGACATCCCCGAGGGACCGAAGTTCGGGAAACTCGCCTCTGGCGAATCAGTCGAAATCGACGGCGAAGAAATCGACCCGGAGCGGTTCCATCGCGAGCGTATACGTCGATATACGCTGTGA
- a CDS encoding shikimate dehydrogenase, translating into MDVYGLIGNPVGHSLSPPMHEAGYEALGLDARYVTFEPPADAGAEAIEAAETLGIDGLNVTIPFKQDVLDAVDTAPLAERIGAVNTVAFDGETPTGYNTDAVGAVRALDHHGVSLSGTAVVVGAGGAGRAVAFGLADKGLSVRIANRTESKADALADEVPDASGHGLDSLSDLLVDADILVNCTSVGMEEDKTPVPTDALHSDLAVLDAVYTPIETRLLQDAAAAGATTVDGAWMLLYQGVEAFERWTGEDAPVDRMNDQLRDHL; encoded by the coding sequence ATGGACGTTTACGGACTCATCGGCAACCCGGTCGGGCACTCGCTGTCGCCCCCGATGCACGAGGCGGGCTACGAGGCATTGGGACTTGATGCACGCTACGTCACGTTCGAACCACCAGCTGATGCTGGTGCCGAAGCCATCGAAGCGGCAGAGACGCTCGGAATTGACGGCCTCAACGTCACAATCCCGTTCAAGCAGGATGTCCTAGACGCCGTCGACACCGCGCCGCTCGCCGAACGCATCGGCGCGGTCAACACTGTCGCCTTCGACGGCGAGACGCCGACGGGCTACAACACCGACGCGGTCGGTGCGGTCCGAGCGCTGGACCACCACGGTGTGTCGCTGTCGGGCACGGCGGTCGTTGTCGGGGCCGGCGGTGCGGGGCGAGCGGTTGCGTTCGGGCTCGCCGACAAGGGGCTGTCGGTGCGGATCGCGAACCGGACCGAGTCTAAAGCCGACGCGCTCGCCGATGAAGTCCCGGACGCCTCCGGCCACGGGCTTGACTCGCTCTCCGACCTGCTTGTGGATGCCGACATCCTCGTCAACTGCACCAGCGTCGGTATGGAGGAAGACAAGACGCCGGTCCCCACCGACGCGTTACACAGCGACCTCGCGGTGCTCGATGCGGTGTACACGCCAATCGAGACCCGTCTGCTACAGGACGCGGCGGCCGCGGGCGCAACGACAGTCGACGGTGCGTGGATGCTCCTGTATCAGGGGGTCGAAGCGTTCGAACGCTGGACTGGCGAAGATGCGCCAGTGGACCGGATGAACGACCAGTTGCGCGACCACCTGTAG
- a CDS encoding aminodeoxychorismate/anthranilate synthase component II: MSDSHGNGGSGDSGESGGNSGTDAEGGPATDSLAPTVLVIDNYDSFAYNLVQYVGEVVLRLGGTEDDVVVRRNDAIDVEGIQQMDPDGIVVSPGPGTPEEAGVSIPIFEELEYPTLGVCLGHQALCAANGAPVGHAEAVVHGKSSSVTHDGTGVFEDISDPFEVGRYHSLAVDREHLPDVLTETAYTVSDGGAAGTTTEPTSVDSVTDDGTDESQVVMGVRHNDRPHIGVQFHPESILTDHGKTMIENFCLLCNTT, encoded by the coding sequence ATGAGCGACTCTCATGGTAACGGCGGCAGCGGCGATAGCGGCGAAAGCGGGGGCAACAGCGGCACCGACGCCGAGGGTGGCCCGGCGACGGACTCACTGGCTCCGACCGTGCTGGTCATCGACAACTACGATTCCTTCGCGTACAACCTCGTCCAGTACGTCGGCGAGGTGGTCCTCCGCCTCGGCGGGACTGAGGACGACGTAGTTGTGCGGCGCAACGACGCCATCGACGTAGAAGGTATCCAGCAGATGGACCCCGACGGCATCGTCGTCTCGCCGGGGCCAGGGACACCCGAGGAGGCTGGCGTCTCGATTCCGATATTCGAAGAGTTGGAGTACCCGACGCTGGGAGTCTGTCTCGGCCATCAGGCGCTGTGTGCGGCCAACGGTGCGCCCGTCGGCCACGCCGAGGCGGTCGTCCACGGCAAATCATCGTCAGTTACCCACGACGGCACAGGTGTGTTCGAAGACATCTCAGACCCGTTCGAGGTCGGGCGCTACCACTCGCTGGCAGTCGACCGCGAGCACCTCCCCGACGTGCTGACCGAGACAGCGTACACCGTCAGTGACGGCGGTGCTGCTGGGACCACGACGGAACCGACTTCAGTTGACTCTGTCACCGACGACGGCACGGACGAGTCGCAGGTCGTCATGGGCGTCCGCCACAACGACCGCCCGCACATCGGCGTGCAGTTCCATCCCGAAAGCATCCTGACTGACCACGGCAAGACCATGATCGAGAACTTCTGCCTGCTATGCAATACCACGTAA
- a CDS encoding sodium:calcium antiporter, whose translation MQVAVALALTVGWIYLFISGIEVGNVTTVAVSGLAVLGASFLLAWGAETAEKDVPRAFAIAVLAILAVAPEYAVDALYAWNAGAGGATTEACRQFTAAEIESASGGLARACHDANLAIANMTGANRILIGIGWAGIAVFTVWRAAKTQDPAVTKRDGFLKDAVQLDTDIATEISFLFLATLWAFLVPLGGGIGILDTLFLVGLYVAYIGLVLKSDIEHSEHTVGVPKYFQEWSLPWRPLVVLVLFGYSGAMIFTAVEPFAHGLEEIGVANGIPEFFMIQWVAPLASESPELIVVAVLVNKARSTAGFNALISSKLNQWTLLIGTIAVVYSIALGGYGVLPFDARQGAEIWITAAQSFFALAILVNFEISIREAIGLFTLFISQVILEFAIIRDLIALPISSHDLLLAYTGLYVAIGVGLFVQRREALKHLFGLAGDAVRSAMGREPVHLENAD comes from the coding sequence ATGCAAGTCGCAGTCGCGCTGGCCCTGACTGTCGGCTGGATTTACCTATTTATCTCCGGCATTGAGGTCGGGAACGTGACCACCGTCGCGGTCAGTGGGCTCGCCGTCCTCGGGGCGTCGTTCCTGCTGGCCTGGGGCGCTGAAACTGCAGAGAAAGACGTACCGAGGGCGTTCGCTATTGCCGTCCTCGCCATCCTCGCCGTGGCTCCAGAGTACGCCGTCGACGCACTGTACGCCTGGAACGCCGGGGCTGGTGGGGCGACGACGGAGGCCTGTCGCCAGTTCACGGCGGCAGAAATCGAGTCCGCGAGCGGGGGGCTCGCTCGCGCCTGTCACGACGCGAACCTCGCGATCGCGAACATGACCGGCGCGAATCGCATCCTTATCGGTATCGGCTGGGCGGGCATCGCTGTGTTCACCGTCTGGCGCGCCGCAAAGACACAGGACCCCGCAGTCACGAAACGCGACGGCTTCCTGAAAGACGCCGTCCAGCTGGACACCGACATCGCAACCGAGATTTCCTTCCTCTTTCTGGCGACGCTGTGGGCGTTTCTCGTCCCTCTTGGCGGCGGTATCGGTATCCTCGATACGCTGTTCCTGGTCGGCCTCTACGTCGCGTACATCGGCCTCGTGCTCAAGTCCGACATCGAACACAGCGAGCACACTGTGGGCGTGCCAAAGTACTTCCAGGAGTGGTCGCTGCCGTGGCGGCCGCTCGTCGTCCTAGTGCTGTTTGGCTACTCTGGCGCGATGATATTCACTGCAGTCGAGCCGTTCGCCCACGGCCTCGAAGAGATCGGTGTCGCGAACGGCATCCCCGAGTTCTTCATGATCCAGTGGGTTGCTCCGCTGGCCAGTGAGTCACCCGAACTCATCGTCGTTGCCGTGCTGGTCAACAAGGCCCGGTCGACGGCCGGGTTCAACGCCCTCATCTCCTCGAAACTCAATCAGTGGACGCTGCTCATCGGGACCATCGCGGTGGTGTACTCCATCGCGCTCGGCGGGTACGGCGTCCTGCCGTTCGACGCCAGACAGGGCGCGGAGATCTGGATTACGGCGGCCCAGTCCTTCTTTGCGCTCGCCATTCTGGTCAACTTCGAGATCAGTATCCGCGAAGCAATCGGGCTGTTCACGCTGTTCATCTCGCAGGTGATTCTGGAGTTCGCCATCATCAGGGACCTCATCGCTCTGCCGATATCGAGTCACGACCTTCTGCTGGCGTATACAGGGCTGTACGTCGCCATCGGCGTGGGGCTGTTCGTCCAGCGCCGCGAGGCGCTGAAACACCTGTTCGGGCTGGCCGGTGACGCCGTCCGGTCCGCGATGGGTCGTGAACCGGTCCATCTGGAGAACGCCGATTGA